acagagtcggtaggcactaTTCCTATAGGTGGCTTTCAGCTTTGCAGcatggtgtgtgtgtttgggtgtgcgGGGTGAGGGTCATGTAGGGAAGTTCTCGGTGGGAGCTGTGCCCTGAAGCAGGGTCCTTTCCTTTGTCGGGCAGGTTCCGCCACCCCAACATCGTGGACTTTGCTGGCTATTGTGTGGAGGGCGGGCTATACTGCCTGGTCTACGTGTTCCTGCCGAATGGCTCCCTGGAGGACCGGCTTCACGGCCAGGTAAGAAGAGTCTGCTCTCCTCGGGCCCACGCCCCACTTCTCCCACCCATCGGTCatggtgattgagcactttctttgtgcagaacactatcctgagcacttgagagagtgcggtcaagtcagtagacacagtccccgcccctgaAGATTCCTTCCTTCCCGTCCTCCCATCCTCATCTCTCCATACTCTGAGCTGGGAGTGAGGACAGGCCCGGGACAGGGGGCGGGCGCCCTCCTGCAGTGGGCTGTCAGGAAGGAGAACGGGAACTTGGGAAGATCACAGTAGGGCTcccacttccctgcctcttccgCTCTCGGGTGGTGAGAATGGTAGCAACCGGCCAGAGCTTCCCAGCAGAAACCTTGGAGTTCCTGGGGTCCAGAGGAGCCCTGCAGCCATATGGAAAAAAGCTGCCCACCTTTACCGGTCACAGGGAGCCTCACACACAAGCCGGATGATCTTCCTGCCTgccccaggggtgggggtggaggctaGGTCTGGGGGTTGAGGGCTGTCGGGCAGGGAGTTTCCCTGAGGTTTTCAGATAGCACTGCAgcgccctcactccctctcttgtatttccttcctcttctccagaggAGAAGCCTCGCCCCTCTCTCCTGGGCCCAGCGGGTGGACATTCTCGTGGGCACTGCCAGGGCCATCCAGTTCCTGCACCGTGACAACCCCAGTCTGATCCACGGAGACGTGAAGAGgtgagcgaggaggaggaggaggggagcagctgCCGCAGTGGCTGGGGGTAGGTGAGCGGGGTGCCCCCAGGGTGAGGGAGACCAGGGCCTGGGACTGGCCCTAGGGAGGGGACCAGCAAAGCAAGGAACATGTGGGCATCCTTTGTGGTTTCAGGGGGCACTCTGGTGAGGCGGTTTGATCCCTGAGTGCAAGTGTGGCAAAGTGCCAAGGCTTGGTGAGCGGGACTCCTCCTGTCCAGTGAATGCCAGTAAAGATTCTCAGTGGCCGTACTGTGGCGTTTGGAATttgcagtgcccggcacttgTCTTATACCTGCCTGCCCTTGAGGTTTCCGGAAGCTTCGGCTAGAAAAGCATCACCCCATTCCTGTTCCGCATGCTAGGCGGGTGTCTTCcgttgctgcttcccagcatcatTTGAATTGGAAATTGACTGTGTCTTCAAAAAAGAAGCACCCGCAAGGTGGGCGAAGCCCACAGTGAGGGGCGGGAGGCCACACGTACATCTAGGGCTGAGGGCCCACCACCGTCATCACCACGTCCCCCAAAAAGAACCAGAGTGAGGTCTGCCCTCTCCACTCATTCCTTTCGGAGAAACGTCCACTCAGGAACTCTAGGACCTGTGGGGCTTGGGTTTTCTCGGACTTTGACAGTCGGGCCCGTTCTGACTTCCTGTCTTGCTCGCATTCCAGTTCAAATATCCTCCTGGACGAGAAGCTGACGCcgaaactgggtgactttggcctgGCCCGCTTCAGCCGGTTCACCGGCGCCAGTTCCGGTAGGAGCAGCTCGCTGGCCCGGACGCAGACGGTGCGGGGCACGCTGGCCTACCTGCCCGAAGAGTACGTGAAGACAGGGAAGCTGACTGTGGAAATCGACACGTACAGTTTTGGCGTGGTGAGCATCGAGCGCCTCGTGAGGTCCCGTGAGAGAGGGAGCCGGGCCCTGCCTGGGGACGGGACATTGGTGGGAGTCCCCATGTGGGAGTCTAGTCCATCGACTTGGGGCCCcttggctgggggagggtggtcaGCTCGTAGGGCAAGTAGACATCAGAGGTCTGGGTGATCTCCAAACCTAAATTCCCCAGGGAAATTGATGGGTTTGGTCCCCCTCTtatcaccccccaaccccactgccCTGGACTCCCAGGGAATTCAGGTCCTGGCTCCAACAATTTGATGGACCAGCTCAGTCCCTTGCCCTAGGAGTCTCCGGGCCAGGATGACCTGGTGGAGACTGGATCCCTGGGATCCTCCCTCCAAGGATGCTGAGGAGCCCTGAGCCACTTGGATCAATTCTGGTCCAAATCTAAGGCATTTTGTGGGAGCTGGacacctctttccccccacctcccagtccccGCAGCTGCCAAGCTTTCTCTGGCGCACAGATGATGTACATAGCCATTCGTGCCATGGCCTGGGGAAGCCCGCTGGGGAGAGGACTCTAGTGGGGCTTGAGGTCCTGGAGAACGGAGCTTAGATCTGTTGCTGTGAGGACGGGTTAGGGCTTGGCGTGCACAGCAATGTTAATGCTTCGCTCACGCCTTGAAGCGATCCAAGTGAGATCATGAACCGCCTGCCGTCCCTCCCTGTTCTGGCCCcagctgaggctcagagtcttcgtcctgaaggcaggacacCCTGGTCCAGCAGCCATGCCCCTTCCCTGGAGTTTGGGCCGGGCTCTGTCAGGAGGATCCAACAATCAGTGTCCACATGAAGCAAAATCCATTTCCATTGAAAATCCAGCCAGCTCCTTGCTGTTCCTTTCTGGGGCAgatgtgtttgggttttttttatggtatttaagaccttactaagtgccaggcactgtactaagtgctggggtagatacaagctaatcagttggacgcagcccgtgccccatatggggctcacagtcttaatccccattttacagatgaggtaactgaggcccagtgaagtgacttgtccaaagtcacacagctgattagtggcatcccaggtccttctaactcctaggccagggatctatccactaggtcacgctgcttttcagcgTGTTCTGTGCCCTTTTCACTCCAGCCGAAAGGAGAATTGGGTGACCGTAGAATTTGCCATGGCCTTATTGGACTGGTTCAGGGGTTGGTGAGCCCTGGCAGGTTTTTGAGCTTGGGGCTGCCTGGGCTTGGAGTTCTACACTGGTCCTGAGACTCCCTAGGATGGCAGCAAAGAGAGAAAGCGGGACAGTGTTGGGGTGGGCACAGAGGTGTTGAACTGGCGAATGAAGGgtatgggggtggggcggggggtgtagCGGGGTAGCGTTGAGCTGGAGAATGAAAAGAACAAAATGCTATCTCCACCAGGGGAACaggccctttttttaaaaaaaatttctcctgtatatattgagcatttactatgtgcacagcattatactaagcccttgggagagtacaacagagtgggcaaacatgctccttgcccacggtgagcttacagtctagaggccctgAGTTGGGGTTGGGATTCATGGGTCTCTGAGCATGCCTTTTGTCTGCTTGGAGTTCTCCTTGCAAGCCAGTATTCAGCACCAAGGGGGAGGTTTGGGTAACGAGGAACTTTTCAGTAGAAAGATGGTTTCCCCAAACTCCCCCAGCCACGGCATCAGCAGCACCTAGGGGGTACCCCGGGGACCACTGGGCAGAGGTTCTGGGATGGATGCCATATGGGTAGCTGTGCCCCCTGAGCCATTCGGCCCTCCTATTCGCAGGTGTTGCTGGAGATCCTGACAGGACGAAGAGCCATGGAGTCGGCCGGGGACGGCCGGTCGCGAGCCAAGTACCTCGTGCGTGACTCTAGGGGGATTCCCTTTAGGAGGCGGGGGAATTCCGAAAgggtgggggcccggggcccgtggAACAACCCCGCGACACGCTGTTACCTCATGCCCCATGCTGCTGACTCACGTCCCTAGAGAGTGGGCGGGTCCGAAGACAATCTTCCCCCATGCAAATTTGGAGGCTAACCCTTCCTCCAGCTTCCCTGACCTCGTGCCCAGCCAGGGCTTCCGTGACCACATTTCGTCTGGCCAGATGGTTTCTCCTCTTGGGCAGATGATGGTCAAACAATCTAGAAATGGTGCCAGTAAGCTGGAGTTTggggaagtgacttttccaatgtTCTGCCACCTGCCCAGGACTGAGACTTTCTAACACCAAGACTCAgcactcatttcttttttttttatatatatttgttgagcgcttactagatgccaggcactgcactaagtgctggcgtagatacacgctaatcaggttgcacatagaccacatcccacctggggctcactgtcttaatccccattttacagatgaactaactgaggcacggagaagtgaagtgaattgcccaaggtcacacagcagacaagtggcagatctgggattagaacgaggtcctcttgactcccaggcctgtgttcttttcactaggccacactagttcTACCTGGTGATTGACCCGTTTCTGGTTACAGTCCCTTTTGGGGTTCTTTATTCTGATTTTAGGGCTAGTTTACTCCTGCCCATGACCAGTATATTTCTTCAGATAGTTCTTCATATTATTTCTAGGCCTCTGATCTCTCCCTTACACCTCAACCCATTCCCGCTGTGAATTGTCAGCCCCTCTTGCGTTAGTATGAACCCCTCACTCCAGGCCCAGGGGGGCCCAGAGCTGATGGACCGTGCCAAGGGACTCTCCTAGGGGTGTAAAGGCACTCCGAGATGTGCCCATTCTCTGCCCTACTGGACTAGTGTCAGGAGAACAACTCCCAGCTAGGTCTGTGGCCCCCTGATCCCGCTCCTCCAATCTCTCCTGGGCCCTCGTCTGATCCCACAGGCCTGGGTGGGCAAGCGTGGGACAGTCCCCCCCAGAGTCAGCGGTCCTAGTCggacttctccctgccccacggcgCGTTCTGtctttcagaaagacctggtggaggaggaagacgtAGAGGCCGACGAGCCGCAGAAGAGGAATTGGCCCTCGACCAGCGGGGACATCTCGGCGTCGGATGTTCGGGCGGCGGCAGTGGCCACGCGGCTCTACAGGAAGCATTTGGACTCAGTGGCGGGGCCGTGTCCTGAGGAATTGGCCAGGGAGTTGGGCCAGTTGGCCTGCCGGTGTCTCCATCGCAGGGGCAAGAGACGGCCCCTGATGACTGAGGTGCGTCTCCCTAGCTCcatcccgggggccgggccctccgAGTCTCAAAGCCGAGGTGGGAAGGGCTGAAGCACCCACTCCGGGGCAGAACAGTCCTGCCATCTTGGCAGAGGCTGGTggagatatggaggaggaggaagagcctggggttgggtgtATTTAGAGttgatttagagagagagagactgtccgTAATCACACGTGTGCCTGCCCAAattagaggtgaggaaggagggggactgGCATATactttctcttccccattctgCCCAGAAGTGTTCAAATCAAGCACCGATTCCAAAGGACTGGTATTCATCAGGTTTCCTCCTTCCCGGCCTtcctgtctgaatccccatttcttttCTTGCGCCCCCTGCTGGGCATTCTGGGTcatttcatgcaatagtatttattgagcgcttactatatgcagagcactgtactaagcgcttggaatgtacaatttggcaacagatagagacaatccctgcccaatgacgggcttacagtctaactgggggagagagacagacaaaaataagacaacataatcacgataaaaagAATCCAGAGGATGGTCCTTGcttctggcatataataataataataatgttggtatttgttaagcgcttactatgcagagcactgttctaagcgctgggatagatacagggtaatcaggtggtcccacatgaggctcacagtcttaatccccattttacagatgaggaaactgaggcacagagaaactaagtgacttgcccacagtcacacaggtgacaagtggcagagccgggattcgaactggtgacctttgactcccaagcccttgctcatcccactgcgccatgctggtgCCCTTCATGGGTAGCAACCACACTGTCGTGTTTTAGGCCCAACCAACCTCGCCTTTGCTGGAACAGACacgcctcctgtctccccttctaccaaCACCCGGGGTTTGAGAGGCCAGCGGGCAGAGAATCAACAGCTGAGGTTTTAGGCCTGAAGCAGGAATAGACTGAACATCAGAGATGAAGGCAGCGGGGaacgctttttctttttttgccctGCCGTTCGTCTCCTCTCCACTCCAAGCTCTGCTGGGAGCCCCGGTCTTTCTTCCCTGCAGAGGGGATCCTGCTGGATGCGGCACCCTGCCACTCTATCAGGGGAGCAGCTCGTCttgggccgggaacacgtctgctaactccgttgtattgtactctctcaggagcatcgtacagtgttccgcacgtagtaagcgttcagtaaataccacagactgattaAAAATGGGAGCTCTCCGCTTATAACCTCAGACTCAGCCCTAAAGAGACATCTGGAGAACAGCTGACTGcctccaatcaatcgtatttattgatcacttcctgcatgcagagcactgcactaagcactgggaaagtacagagtagcagttcaatcatatttattgagtgctttctatatgcaaagcactgtattaaatgctggggagagtacaatacaacaaacctccctgcccgtaatgagctcacaatctagagttattagacatgttccctgtgcacaacgagcTGTAGGTCACATGACatttttctctgctctctgcagGTCTACGAGAGGCTGGAGAAGCTGCAGACCAGGGGAGACCAGTCCTATGGGCAAGACACCGGCAGGAGCAAGGGGCCGGCCTCCCCCCAGGAGAATTCTTACATGTTCACTCCCCACTGTGCACCTGAGGACAGAGAAGGCTTTCGAATCCCCCACTACAGGGTTAGCGGTCCCCAGCCCCTCCAAACCAAAGGGGAAGCCTACCTAAGGGGGCACTTCCGGCCTCGCCCCAACCAGCCGGTGGAGAGTGACGAGAGCGTGTCCGACGCCTGTGCCGCGGTCGGCTCCTTGAGCTTGAGCTACACCTCGGCACAGAGCCCGAGTCCaccgggaggcccgggggggccgACTGGGGGGACGCCGGCAGCTGGCTCCCTCGCTGAGCCGCAGAGCTGGGGTCGTGGGGCTCCGGCAGCTTGGGGCCACAATTTCCCGGCCTCAGTGGACTCTGGGCAAGGAGGCTCGGGTCGGTGTTGGGAAGACCAGGCCCAAGAGGAGAGCTCCAGGCTGGGCCGGACATCGTCTGAGGAACACAGTTCTCAAGGTAACTGGccaaggttgggggggggtgctGGGCAGAGAGGGGAGTGACCAAAGCTGAGTgaccaggagggagaggatggctcCCGCCCCCGCAAAACTGGGGAATTGACCGCAGCATTGGAGCGGGAGGCCGGCAACTGGATTTGCAGGGCTGAGATTAGCGCGGGTCTCGCTTGTTGTTCCGCTGTTCTCTGGGGTTTCCAGCAGCTTTAGCCGTGTGTGTGGCTCTGTTGGCTTGGATATTTCCAACTCTGGTTCTCTCCCAGGAAACTGCCACCAAACCACCGAGGCGCCTTTCCTCTTAGCCCCTCGCCCTCCGTTCGGATAATGGATTGGATTACCGCCAGGCTGAAAATCCCCACTGGGGACCCCTAAGCCAGACTGGCTCCTCTGGGCAGGTTTCTTCTTGCTTAGGGGCTGTCAGGACTactactctctccctttctgaccTCATTTCCCAAGAGATGCATTTTCCTTTTTGGAGGCGGGGGCTGCATGGGAGAAGCAGGGCCAGCCCTGTCTTCTCTGTCGCTCCTCCCTGCTGGCCCCGACTTCTTGCAGTTGGGCCAGAGTATGGGtcagtgttttattttttaattccaAAGCTGAGTTACTAATTCTCAAAGCATCTACTATCCttgctgggagagggaggagtctaGTAGAATTTCCTGATTTAAAACATGGCGGATTATCATTCCTTAAAAacgaaaccaaacaaaaaaatgagAGAAATCATCCGAACCACAGGGTCAGGTGGACTGGTGAAATAAATGTATAGTGTTTTGAAACTGAAGGACTGTATACCTGTGCCTTACCTAATGCTTGACCAAGAATAGTCACTCTGAAATTGATGACACTGGCCTAACAGCTGACTAAGAATGGCGACTCTGAAATTGGTTACACTGGCTTTTGCTGAAGGGAATGGTGGTCACCCTTCTGGACTCCGTGTTTATGCTGTTCCTGTGTCATTTCTTACAGGTGACTCATTGCCTGTGAGCCACCAGATAATCATTAACCCTGCCCGGCAGAAGTTTGTCCAGAAGTTGGCACTGTACAAAGATGGGGTGCTGGACAGTTTGGAACTCCTCTCTTCTAGCTCCTCCCCAGGTACCTTTCCAGGCAGCGGCCTTCCCGAGTCAGCCAGTGAATCATTTCCGTTCCTGAGCTGAGCCTCCCTAGAAAATTAGCTACTGCAGTGCCTTTAGATTGTTGCTTCCTGACTCTTAAATGTAATTGTAATTGgttagagcaggagggagagcagcatcTACCTGGCTTGCTCTCGCTCAGGGCAGaagggcttgggggagaacagCCAAACGGGGACATCGGGGGACACACACTACACCACactacacatacacacccacacccctgcctccccatccttGGACAGCTTTCTCTGCCCCAACTGCCACAGagccttgatgatgatgacatttattaagcacttactctgtgcccaaggTATATCCAAAGATAACCagttcagacaaagtccctgtcccacatggggctctcaatctatgtATGACTGGTCTTGgctgataattttttttatttgcctTGGAAAAGTGTGGCTGATTATTCTATTAACTCATCTCTTTGGTAAGGCCCTGATGCTGTGACCACCTCATGATGATCACTGAGctatgtgttcagcgcttactatgtgtcaagcactgtataaagtgctgaggtagatccgagatcatcgggtcagacacagtccctgtcctgcatggggcattttaaagatgaagaaactgaggcacagagaagagaagtggcttgcccaaagtcttacAGCAGACTACTAAGAGAGttggggtgaaaatccaagtcctctgactcccaggcccctgttctttccacaagtaggagggagaacaggtattgaatcttcatttttacagatgaggaaactgaggcccagagaagtgaaagaactttgcccaaggtcacacaacaggcaatgggtagagctgggattagaatcaacccaggtcctctgacccctagccccatgttcttttcacacCTATCCCTAAAGGTAGGAGTGACAGGAAGCCATGGGCTCCATTGTCTCAGGGTCTCTGGTCAGAAAACAAGACTTCCAAGACCAGggtggttttgttgttgttgttttgtgtgtgtgtatgtgtgtatgcatgcacaTCTCCAATGGTGACCTAAAGACTACTAGTTAGAAATCTTCTACCTCGTAAATGAGCTACGGGATTTGAAATTGTAAGCAgaggctgggttctgatcccgactctgccacttgtctgctgtgtgacctttggcaagtctctagacttctctgtgccacattttcctcatctgtaaaatggggattaagactgtgagccccatgtgggacagggactgcggctaacctgattaccttgtatctactctagtggttagtacagtgcctggcacataaaaaaaatGGCTGCTGGAAAAAGGCCGAGTCCCCAAGTCTAACTtgatttccttttctttgttGAGGGTTGGCACCAGAGCCCAGAACCTCCCAGGGTCCAGAGGAGAGTGATGACTTTCAGAGCTGAGTTGCATATGTGGACAGATACCCAAATGTGGAAGAAAAAGTTCTCATCGTTGGAAGTTCTCAAAGTCCAAGAACACTTACCCCTCAGGCTCATCCCAACTGCGTTGTGGGTAGCGGGAATGAAGGCCCGGGCccgctgcaagggagaggagagcagaggctAGGAGAAGGATCCCAGAGGATGAAGATGGTCACTCCAAGAGCTGCCGGGACCCTTGTCCCAGCGGTCTAGAGGCCAGAGGTTTCACGCGGATAGCTTCCAAACAGATTCCGACGTCCCCGTTGACCCTCCCATCCAACTTTTTCAGAATGCTTCAGATTTCTCCAGTGAGACCTTTCAGATCCGATCCCCTGATGAGGAACCGTGCCGTTTTGTATTTTGAGAGCTTGAAGTTGGGAGGCCCTCACTGTTAACGTTGGCAGGAATCTCTTCATCAGCTTGCGGTACTCTGTGCCAGCCAGCTCCATGCCACACACCTGGAGTTAGtactggggaggagaaagggtttCACCAGAACAGCACAACTCTCTCCATGTTGCTGGGACATTTACCACCAGGGcggggagagatgtgtgtgtCTGCAAAGAGTATGGCAATTCACCTTTCCCTACTGTTAgcaagggctgggctgggggaggtgagttAGAGGTTTTTGTTGATGGAATTGGGAGTAGGTGGGGGATTTTAACATCTTCCTTCTCCTAAGAGTTTGACTTGAAAAAAGCCAGTTCCTGAGAGGGCACTTCAGAAGTGGTCACACcctcaatcaacggtattgattgagtgcttagtgtgggcagggctctgtactaagtgctcggtagaTGCGGTCCTGGCCCCctaggagctcaaagtctagaggggctcACATCATTCAGACAAACACTGTGAGCCGATCACAGCCCCAAAGCTACGCTccccaggaggaagggaagattcTGAACAGTAATTTAGGTGCATCCGTATGCACCTGTGAGGACTCGGATTAAAAATTGATAAGACTAGCTACACACTGCATCGTTAAGCTTTTTGGACCAACGGAGGCGAAACTTTTTTCAAGGGGGCAAAGCCATCAAAATCTGAGGACTTGATGCTCCCCAGTCCTCTGTCTGAAGATATTTCTCTCCTTGTTCTGACCCTGGAGCAggaacaatcaatcattggtatttattgagcgcttactacatgcagggcactgtggtaagcacgtgggagagtatgatataactcagttggtaggcacgttccctgcccacagcgagctgacagcctagaggaaggagaCTCTGATGTTTAAGTCTCAAGTAACACATCGGGTCTTTTGGCACCACATCTGCCGACGACTGCGCTTCCGTGCTCATGTCTAACGAAAAGACTCAAATGCCTGAAGGTCTCTAGCTTTAGCCAGTTCTTCAGGCCAAACAGAAGGGGTTGCCAACAGCAGACACCTGGGAGGCAGCACCGTTCTGTCAGGCTCATGAGATTTCTGATTTGGGGCAGGAGAAGAAAGACTGTATTGAAGcgacagaaaggggaagaggaaggtgcaGCAGTGGCTGAAGTGCAGAGCGAACCGTATTCAtacttgaaaaaaacaacaaccaaccaAATCCTTCACGATAAGTAACTGCTCTGAAAGGCTCAGACGCCCTGCAGACGCCGGTGGACACAGAGCTGTTGGGTTGGATGGTTTCGCTTCCTCCCAACCGACCTCTCATCACTACGTAGAAGGCCCGGTGGGGCCAACTTGGAACAAAGCTATGCATTGGTGAAGATGAAGTTTTTCCCAGAGCAATAAAGTG
This window of the Ornithorhynchus anatinus isolate Pmale09 chromosome 6, mOrnAna1.pri.v4, whole genome shotgun sequence genome carries:
- the IRAK1 gene encoding interleukin-1 receptor-associated kinase 1 isoform X2; the protein is MCRQGVRRRPRGMAGGADPGDPGGPGSQYFVYEVPAWIMCRFYNVMDTLEDSDWNKFASLIVRDQTELRLHERTPARTASIMWPWVNRNARVGDLIQILTDLQLLRARDIITSWHPPPRLLHGAPLHPTPLEYRPAPPRLAPSPGPGPSQGDTATMPKKLPSSFSSTSTFPSPGFLSDCVPASHPPLNLQHQGPSAPAPPSLNSSSLSSEKKEERSCFSELAGGRAPFRWPFPEVSQGTRNFSEQLKIGEGGFGCVYRATMRNTEYAVKKLKEVKDAELEWSVVKKSFVTEVEKLSRFRHPNIVDFAGYCVEGGLYCLVYVFLPNGSLEDRLHGQRRSLAPLSWAQRVDILVGTARAIQFLHRDNPSLIHGDVKSSNILLDEKLTPKLGDFGLARFSRFTGASSGRSSSLARTQTVRGTLAYLPEEYVKTGKLTVEIDTYSFGVVLLEILTGRRAMESAGDGRSRAKYLKDLVEEEDVEADEPQKRNWPSTSGDISASDVRAAAVATRLYRKHLDSVAGPCPEELARELGQLACRCLHRRGKRRPLMTEVYERLEKLQTRGDQSYGQDTGRSKGPASPQENSYMFTPHCAPEDREGFRIPHYRVSGPQPLQTKGEAYLRGHFRPRPNQPVESDESVSDACAAVGSLSLSYTSAQSPSPPGGPGGPTGGTPAAGSLAEPQSWGRGAPAAWGHNFPASVDSGQGGSGRCWEDQAQEESSRLGRTSSEEHSSQGDSLPVSHQIIINPARQKFVQKLALYKDGVLDSLELLSSSSSPGLAPEPRTSQGPEESDDFQS
- the IRAK1 gene encoding interleukin-1 receptor-associated kinase 1 isoform X3, yielding MCRQGVRRRPRGMAGGADPGDPGGPGSQYFVYEVPAWIMCRFYNVMDTLEDSDWNKFASLIVRDQTELRLHERTPARTASIMWPWVNRNARVGDLIQILTDLQLLRARDIITSWHPPPRLLHGAPLHPTPLEYRPAPPRLAPSPGPGPSQGDTATMPKKLPSSFSSTSTFPSPGFLSDCVPASHPPLNLQHQGPSAPAPPSLNSSSLSSEKQKEERSCFSELAGGRAPFRWPFPEVSQGTRNFSEQLKIGEGGFGCVYRATMRNTEYAVKKLKEDAELEWSVVKKSFVTEVEKLSRFRHPNIVDFAGYCVEGGLYCLVYVFLPNGSLEDRLHGQRRSLAPLSWAQRVDILVGTARAIQFLHRDNPSLIHGDVKSSNILLDEKLTPKLGDFGLARFSRFTGASSGRSSSLARTQTVRGTLAYLPEEYVKTGKLTVEIDTYSFGVVLLEILTGRRAMESAGDGRSRAKYLKDLVEEEDVEADEPQKRNWPSTSGDISASDVRAAAVATRLYRKHLDSVAGPCPEELARELGQLACRCLHRRGKRRPLMTEVYERLEKLQTRGDQSYGQDTGRSKGPASPQENSYMFTPHCAPEDREGFRIPHYRVSGPQPLQTKGEAYLRGHFRPRPNQPVESDESVSDACAAVGSLSLSYTSAQSPSPPGGPGGPTGGTPAAGSLAEPQSWGRGAPAAWGHNFPASVDSGQGGSGRCWEDQAQEESSRLGRTSSEEHSSQGDSLPVSHQIIINPARQKFVQKLALYKDGVLDSLELLSSSSSPGLAPEPRTSQGPEESDDFQS
- the IRAK1 gene encoding interleukin-1 receptor-associated kinase 1 isoform X1, producing the protein MCRQGVRRRPRGMAGGADPGDPGGPGSQYFVYEVPAWIMCRFYNVMDTLEDSDWNKFASLIVRDQTELRLHERTPARTASIMWPWVNRNARVGDLIQILTDLQLLRARDIITSWHPPPRLLHGAPLHPTPLEYRPAPPRLAPSPGPGPSQGDTATMPKKLPSSFSSTSTFPSPGFLSDCVPASHPPLNLQHQGPSAPAPPSLNSSSLSSEKQKEERSCFSELAGGRAPFRWPFPEVSQGTRNFSEQLKIGEGGFGCVYRATMRNTEYAVKKLKEVKDAELEWSVVKKSFVTEVEKLSRFRHPNIVDFAGYCVEGGLYCLVYVFLPNGSLEDRLHGQRRSLAPLSWAQRVDILVGTARAIQFLHRDNPSLIHGDVKSSNILLDEKLTPKLGDFGLARFSRFTGASSGRSSSLARTQTVRGTLAYLPEEYVKTGKLTVEIDTYSFGVVLLEILTGRRAMESAGDGRSRAKYLKDLVEEEDVEADEPQKRNWPSTSGDISASDVRAAAVATRLYRKHLDSVAGPCPEELARELGQLACRCLHRRGKRRPLMTEVYERLEKLQTRGDQSYGQDTGRSKGPASPQENSYMFTPHCAPEDREGFRIPHYRVSGPQPLQTKGEAYLRGHFRPRPNQPVESDESVSDACAAVGSLSLSYTSAQSPSPPGGPGGPTGGTPAAGSLAEPQSWGRGAPAAWGHNFPASVDSGQGGSGRCWEDQAQEESSRLGRTSSEEHSSQGDSLPVSHQIIINPARQKFVQKLALYKDGVLDSLELLSSSSSPGLAPEPRTSQGPEESDDFQS